The following coding sequences lie in one Populus nigra chromosome 15, ddPopNigr1.1, whole genome shotgun sequence genomic window:
- the LOC133674472 gene encoding F-box protein SKIP1-like, producing the protein MRRNEDTDVVETDAESGLVADWAELTYECLINILSRLTFEHRWRGPMLVCKGWLIACKDPSLNTLFDLATQFDSVIESPRWWTPDFERKIDSMLLSVITFSDGSLTEIRTQHCSDLSVTFAAERCSNLQVLSIKSCRNVTDASMAQIAYKCAKLKELDISYCFEISHESLVMVGRNCPNLRVLKRNQMNWLDASEHVGIVPDDYLNTCPQDGDCEAGAIGKYMPNLVHLELRFSKMSAKGLVSICEGCLNLEYLDLSGCANLTSRDIVKATLGLKNLEIKKPNFYIPRSVFHTERYGHWRLYDERFQTDIFRI; encoded by the exons atgagacgtAACGAAGATACCGACGTGGTAGAGACGGATGCCGAGTCAGGACTCGTCGCCGACTGGGCCGAGTTAACTTACGAGTGCTTAATCAACATCCTCTCTCGACTCACCTTTGAGCACCGATGGCGCGGTCCCATGCTCGTTTGCAAAGGTTGGCTTATCGCCTGCAAGGATCCATCTCTCAACACACTATTCGATCTGGCCACTCAATTCGACTCGGTCATTGAATCGCCTCGGTGGTGGACCCCTGATTTCGAGAGAAAAATCGATTCAATGCTCCTTTCCGTCATCACTTTTAGTGACGGATCCCTGACCGAGATCCGCACCCAGCACTGCTCCGATCTCTCAGTCACTTTCGCCGCCGAaag gtGCTCAAATCTTCAAGTGCTTTCAATAAAAAGCTGCCGGAATGTGACTGATGCATCAATGGCTCAAATTGCTTACAAGTGCGCAAAGCTTAAAGAGCTTGATATAAGTTATTGCTTTGAAATATCACACGAATCTTTGGTTATGGTGGGTAGAAACTGCCCGAATCTTAGGGTTTTAAAGCGGAACCAAATGAATTGGTTAGATGCCTCCGAACACGTAGGGATTGTGCCCGATGACTATTTAAATACTTGCCCTCAAGATGGAGATTGCGAGGCTGGTGCAATTGGGAAATATATGCCCAATTTGGTGCACCTTGAGTTGAGGTTTTCGAAAATGTCTGCAAAAGGATTGGTGTCGATTTGTGAAGGGTGTTTGAATCTTGAGTATTTGGATTTGTCTGGGTGTGCCAATTTGACGAGTCGGGATATTGTTAAGGCGACTTTGGGGTTGAAGAATTTGGAGATTAAGAAACCGAATTTTTATATTCCGAGGTCGGTTTTCCACACTGAAAGATATGGACATTGGAGGTTGTATGATGAGCGGTTTCAGACGGATATCTTCCGCATTTGA